Proteins found in one Scomber scombrus chromosome 15, fScoSco1.1, whole genome shotgun sequence genomic segment:
- the mpx gene encoding eosinophil peroxidase, with product MLFSVLLVLGICLVPAHSKQKGEYLGSPFLQDCFEEAKKIVDDAYKYSREESLRRVRRDVVTPRDTLRLLKQPRGDTRNAVRSADYMQQTLRLLRERVHHVHHVHKRSLNATDLLTESDLQKLSEITGCAARIRPPLCNITQNINRFRTITSVCNNLNNPRLGASNTPFVRWLPAEYEDGISIPKGWSNESINNFLLPLVRQVSNNILPTTDAAVVNDREFTHMVTLFGQWNDHDLTFTPFSPSIRSFSNGLNCDESCERTEPCIPIPIPPGDPRIPPGPENCIPAFRSAPVCGTGFSAYNFGGEPNKREQINALTAFLDLSQVYGSEDKLALYLRDPNSNEGLLRVNTEFRDNRRELLPFHPLQVKMCKTRERITNDTNAREVPCFIAGDSRVDENIALTSIHTLFMREHNRLARALKRINPQWDSETLYQEARKIMGAYTQVFVLRDYLPHIVGDEAMRRQLGRYPGYNPNVDPSISNVFATAAYRFAHLAIQPVLSRLDTNFRENRQFPSVPLFKAFFTPWRIIFEGGIDPLLRGLINRPAKLNTQDHMMVEALRDRLFQFVMELALDLGSLNMQRGRDHGLPGYNAYRRLCGLSQPRNQGELARVLNNANLARRLLQLYGTPDNIDVWMGGVAEPFVRGGRVGPLFSCLIANQFQKIRQGDRLWWENPGTFTRRQRAALSCASLSRIICDNTGITAVPSDPFSVLSNSNRLVPCSSIRSVNLLAWRERPCGDAGDANCVEGDESQTMESDPQDSEEPLDNEVMDSFLDPLENEGLPDNEELLDNEMHLDNEELLDNEVHLDNEELLDNEELLDNEVHLENEELLDNEVHLDNEELLDNEVLPNNEELPNNEVLLDNKVPQGPLV from the exons atgcttttctctgtccttcttgtGCTGGGCATCTGCCTGGTGCCAGCTCACTCCAAACAAAAAG gaGAATATCTCGGCAGTCCTTTCCTTCAAGACTGTTTTGAAGAGGCAAAGAAAATTGTTGATGATGCATACAAATACTCCAGAGAAGA GAGTCTGCGTCGAGTCCGCAGGGACGTGGTGACCCCTCGAGATACTCTTCGTCTCTTGAAGCAGCCTCGTGGAGACACACGCAATGCTGTGAGATCTGCAGACTACATGCAACAAACCCTCCGCCTGCTGCGCGAAAGGGTGCACCATGTGCACCATGTGCACAAGCGCTCACTCAACGCAACAG ATTTGCTCACTGAATCCGACCTGCAAAAACTTTCCGAAATAACCGGATGTGCAGCTCGAATCAGACCTCCACTCTGCAATATCACACAAAACATTAACCGCTTTCGCACAATCACCAGCGTCTGCAACAATTT AAATAACCCTCGCCTCGGAGCCTCAAACACCCCTTTCGTCCGCTGGCTGCCAGCTGAATATGAAGATGGCATCTCCATACCAAAAGGATGGTCAAACGAATCAATCAACAACTTCCTGCTCCCCCTG GTACGACAGGTGTCCAATAACATCCTCCCAACAACTGATGCAGCCGTGGTTAACGACAGAGAATTCACTCACATGGTGACCTTGTTTGGCCAGTGGAATGACCACGATCTCACCTTCACGCCCTTTTCCCCCAGCATCCGCTCCTTCAGCAACGGGTTGAACTGTGACGAGAGCTGTGAGCGCACGGAGCCATGCATCCCCATCCCG ATTCCTCCCGGTGACCCCCGCATACCCCCAGGCCCAGAAAATTGCATCCCTGCATTTAGATCAGCCCCTGTTTGCGGAACAGGATTCTCAGCCTACAATTTCGGTGGAGAGCCCAACAAGAGAGAACAGATCAATGCTCTGACAGCCTTCCTGGATCTCAGCCAGGTTTACGGCTCAGAGGACAAGCTCGCCCTCTATCTTCGTGACCCAAACAGTAATGAGGGCCTGTTGCGTGTGAATACAGAGTTCAGAGACAACAGGCGTGAGCTGCTGCCCTTCCACCCTCTCCAGGTCAAAATGTGCAAAACTCGCGAAAGAATCACCAATGACACGAATGCCAGAGAGGTTCCCTGTTTCATTGCAG GTGATTCCCGTGTGGATGAGAACATCGCTCTGACTTCCATCCACACACTGTTTATGCGTGAGCATAACCGCCTGGCTCGTGCACTTAAGAGAATAAATCCACAATGGGACAGTGAGACGCTCTACCAAGAGGCTCGCAAAATCATGGGTGCTTACACACAG gTGTTTGTGTTGCGGGACTACCTGCCACACATTGTGGGTGACGAGGCGATGCGTAGACAGCTTGGCCGTTACCCAGGCTACAATCCTAATGTCGACCCCAGCATCTCTAATGTCTTTGCAACAGCAGCATACCGCTTTGCCCACTTGGCCATTCAGCCAGTCTTGTCCCGCCTGGATACCAACTTCAGAGAGAACAGACAGTTTCCCAGCGTCCCTTTGTTCAAGGCCTTCTTCACCCCCTGGAGAATCATCTTTGAGG GTGGTATTGATCCTCTGCTGAGGGGTCTGATTAATCGTCCTGCAAAGCTGAACACTCAGGATCACATGATGGTCGAGGCTCTGAGGGACAGGTTATTCCAGTTTGTGATGGAGTTGGCTTTGGACCTGGGCTCTCTCAACATGCAGAGGGGACGTGATCATGGCTTGCCTG GCTACAATGCCTACCGCAGGCTCTGTGGTCTGTCTCAGCCCAGGAACCAGGGAGAGCTCGCTCGGGTTCTGAACAACGCCAACCTGGCCCGCAGGCTGCTGCAGCTCTACGGTACGCCTGACAACATCGATGTCTGGATGGGAGGTGTTGCAGAGCCATTTGTCCGTGGTGGCCGTGTGGGCCCACTGTTCTCCTGCCTTATTGCAAATCAGTTTCAGAAGATCCGTCAAGGTGACAG GCTATGGTGGGAGAACCCGGGCACCTTCACTCGGAGACAGAGAGCTGCTCTGTCCTGTGCCTCCTTGTCTAGGATCATCTGTGACAACACCGGTATCACTGCTGTCCCTTCTGACCCATTCAGCGTCCTATCAAACAGTAACCGGCTCGTTCCCTGTTCCAGCATCCGTAGCGTGAATCTGTTGGCCTGGAGAGAGAGACCATGCGGAG ACGCGGGTGATGCTAACTGTGTTGAAGGCGATGAATCACAG ACTATGGAATCAGACCCTCAGGACAGCGAAGAGCCCCTGGACAACGAG GTAATGGATTCATTTTTGGACCCCCTGGAAAACGAGGGGCTCCCGGACAACGAGGAGCTCCTGGACAACGAGATGCACCTGGACAACGAGGAGCTCCTGGACAACGAGGTGCACCTGGACAACGAGGAGCTCCTGGACAACGAGGAGCTCCTGGACAACGAGGTGCACCTGGAAAACGAGGAGCTCCTGGACAACGAGGTGCACCTGGACAACGAGGAGCTCCTGGACAACGAGGTGCTCCCTAACAACGAGGAGCTCCCTAACAACGAGGTGCTCCTGGACAACAAG GTCCCGCAGGGCCCCCTGGTCTGA